The Pogona vitticeps strain Pit_001003342236 chromosome 6, PviZW2.1, whole genome shotgun sequence genome contains a region encoding:
- the FIZ1 gene encoding flt3-interacting zinc finger protein 1, with product MENCEEEWPEGQCSLEASGDIQAETGTVEECTILYSDAEDDQSLLTDNGGGARAPFHCSECDKSFRYRSDLRRHFARHTELKPFQCPHCVKSFKHSFNLVNHIRSHTGERPYRCTMCPKGFRDSTGLLHHQVVHTGEKPYCCHVCELRFSSRSSLGRHLKRQHRASPAASAPQTPAPRCLACGKEQSPLGHLCSAGRGRAAPFGCGACGRHFQLASELRRHWLAHTDIKPFKCPECERDFNAASLLERHKLTHAKDRPPPCPVCAEKAQQGDGVPESPCLEEEQKEGEQDGDAQRHSRNCPNGQPPDARPPETLYQCECGTFFANGNTLAAHLTAHGGEPSFTCGICGQPFVNLQALEEHQLSHAVSSSPVPGPGSELERHLLPQLDLRTFPARPGKKLYKCSECEKYFRSPRDLDRHVLVHTGEKPYQCTECGKFFRHECYLKRHRLLHSGERPFKCTVCHKGFITLSNLSRHLKLHRGID from the coding sequence ATGGAGAACTGTGAGGAAGAATGGCCAGAAGGCCAGTGCTCCCTGGAGGCCTCCGGTGACATTCAGGCTGAGACTGGAACTGTGGAAGAGTGCACCATACTCTACTCGGATGCTGAGGATGATCAGTCGCTCTTGACAGACAATGGTGGCGGTGCCCGGGCCCCATTCCACTGTTCCGAGTGTGACAAGAGCTTCCGCTACCGCTCGGATCTGCGGCGCCATTTTGCTCGACACACCGAGCTGAAGCCTTTCCAGTGCCCTCACTGTGTCAAGAGCTTCAAGCATTCATTTAACCTAGTGAATCACATCCGGAGCCACACTGGGGAGCGCCCCTACCGCTGCACCATGTGCCCAAAAGGTTTCCGGGACTCGACgggcctcctccaccaccaggtggtgcacactggggagaagccctacTGCTGTCATGTCTGTGAACTCCGCTTCTCCTCCCGCAGCAGCTTGGGCCGCCACCTCAAGCGACAGCACCGCGCTTCTCCCGCTGCCTCAGCCCCTCAAACCCCTGCCCCTCGCTGCCTAGCTTGTGGTAAAGAGCAAAGTCCTCTGGGGCACCTCTGCAGTGCTGGGCGGGGCCGGGCTGCCCCTTTTGGCTGTGGGGCCTGCGGACGGCATTTCCAGCTGGCATCAGAACTGCGCCGTCATTGGCTGGCCCATACTGACATCAAGCCTTTCAAATGCCCAGAATGCGAAAGGGATTTTAATGCTGCATCTCTGTTGGAGCGCCACAAGCTCACTCATGCTAAGGACCGGCCCCCACCGTGTCCAGTTTGCGCTGAGAAGGCCCAGCAGGGTGACGGGGTGCCAGAGTCGCCATGCCTGGAAGaagagcaaaaggagggggagcaGGATGGAGATGCCCAGCGTCATAGCCGGAACTGCCCAAATGGCCAACCTCCAGATGCTCGCCCCCCAGAGACTCTGTATCAGTGTGAGTGTGGGACCTTTTTTGCCAATGGCAACACCCTTGCTGCTCACTTGACCGCCCACGGAGGAGAGCCTTCCTTTACTTGTGGCATCTGTGGCCAACCCTTTGTGAACTTGCAGGCCCTGGAGGAGCATCAGCTGAGCCACGCTGTTTCTTCTTCGCCTGTGCCAGGCCCAGGGAGTGAGCTGGAACGCCACCTTTTGCCCCAGCTGGATCTCCGGACATTTCCAGCCCGTCCTGGCAAGAAACTCTACAAGTGCAGCGAGTGTGAGAAGTACTTCCGCAGCCCCCGAGATCTAGACCGTCACGTGTTGgtgcacactggggagaaaccctaccaGTGCACTGAGTGTGGCAAATTCTTCCGGCATGAGTGCTACCTGAAGCGGCACCGGCTGCTGCATAGCGGCGAGCGCCCTTTCAAGTGCACTGTCTGCCACAAAGGCTTCATCACATTAAGCAACCTCTCCCGCCATCTCAAGCTGCACCGCGGGATTGACTAG